From Patescibacteria group bacterium, a single genomic window includes:
- a CDS encoding class I SAM-dependent methyltransferase, with product MLSKRETDINEHLLTLYNLVLELKAKVVVELGAGQSTFALCAGVNATEGHLFSIDKVADAHLRLFPGGEGILEPEPRRHFIQGDDVAIAMMWNEGIDFLFIDTSHEREHTKKELEEWGKWVKVGGKIALHDTFHKVGHAVGCRVGVDEFIGENLGMYSVVHHEFKGGLSILTKLNAKKTD from the coding sequence ATGCTCTCAAAAAGAGAAACTGATATTAACGAGCATTTGCTTACCCTCTACAATCTTGTTCTTGAATTAAAAGCTAAGGTTGTGGTTGAGCTTGGAGCGGGGCAGTCTACCTTTGCCCTTTGCGCGGGAGTTAATGCCACCGAGGGCCACCTTTTTAGTATTGATAAGGTTGCTGATGCTCATCTTCGGCTTTTCCCGGGAGGAGAAGGTATTTTAGAACCAGAGCCTAGACGTCACTTTATCCAAGGCGATGATGTGGCGATCGCGATGATGTGGAATGAGGGAATTGATTTCCTTTTTATTGATACCTCCCATGAGCGAGAACATACTAAAAAAGAGCTTGAGGAGTGGGGAAAGTGGGTAAAAGTAGGGGGCAAAATTGCTTTACACGATACCTTTCACAAGGTCGGTCATGCGGTAGGTTGTCGGGTTGGCGTAGATGAATTTATAGGAGAAAACCTGGGAATGTATAGCGTGGTCCACCATGAGTTTAAGGGGGGTCTAAGTATTTTGACTAAGTTAAATGCTAAAAAAACTGATTAA
- a CDS encoding class I SAM-dependent methyltransferase, with product MENFLDFNKDWFFKKYHKKAIKRYWTWKAALNLFLQRGGKNIVETGTIRQKNDWGGGMSTLILGDFCKKYNKHLWTVDIEPEAIEVAKQVTKRFAGDINYFVSDSIEFLTKFNFPIDLLYLDSFDCPLELDKDPLPAQSHQLKELKAAWPKLSKKAVVLLDDSGHPNGGKTRFSKEFLRKKGLEMVLEYRQSLWIK from the coding sequence ATGGAAAACTTCCTAGATTTTAATAAGGACTGGTTTTTTAAGAAGTATCACAAAAAGGCCATTAAGCGTTATTGGACCTGGAAGGCCGCGTTAAATCTTTTTCTTCAACGCGGAGGAAAAAACATAGTCGAAACCGGGACGATCCGCCAAAAAAATGATTGGGGTGGTGGTATGTCCACCTTGATCCTCGGAGATTTTTGTAAAAAGTATAATAAACACCTTTGGACTGTGGACATAGAACCGGAGGCGATTGAGGTTGCTAAGCAAGTGACGAAACGATTTGCTGGGGATATTAATTATTTTGTTAGCGACTCAATCGAATTTTTAACAAAGTTTAATTTCCCGATTGATCTTCTTTATTTAGACTCTTTTGATTGCCCGTTAGAGTTAGATAAAGACCCCTTACCTGCTCAGTCTCATCAACTAAAAGAATTAAAGGCCGCGTGGCCCAAGCTATCAAAAAAGGCAGTCGTTCTCTTAGATGATAGCGGACACCCTAATGGTGGGAAAACCCGTTTTTCAAAAGAGTTTTTAAGGAAAAAGGGATTGGAGATGGTTTTGGAGTACCGGCAGTCTCTTTGGATAAAATGA
- a CDS encoding glycosyltransferase gives MEALSKTHLRVNNKHWLIKHPAIQKAGKDFASSLAKEAENLPEDFLLAPVIFSPDKQIFFHGGDFLPFTHLPMPWAGNELWIGQYPETREVGFIPLFAFLIPDHLYKKLKPPPSFGDNIVEHGEFVMRAKELGVKCFVTPKVHCLYPYAYNPEMGKEKFKKVVTKGLEEFDKKWKDKIERKQRFPVVVQTIISQAGGYNIHAYNFCKELFEAGIQVYYHFIGGTNEDEGESGCAFIDDFKTRYGSMRLPQITLCHGTNNFKNSGDYKIAFSTTEVDGIPHEWVECFNEMDEVWVTSEFVKKSFVSSGVKKPVYVIYEGVDPNYFHPGISPFANPPKESFKFMSNFAWGRRKGVDVLFEAFRKEFSEDEDVSFILKALPSYFGHKIKDELDLVYNRKGAAKVYLYDIELQKYELGRIYRMADCFVWPTRGEGFGLPPIEALACGLPVIASDHSSHMEFLKKDGKPLPGVLPLEGKLAKYDKGDSIYYPGFNWFNPSVSHLRKLMRYAFENKDKLKKEALISSEYIRKNWNWGISTQTVVERLEEIYKKRWKTS, from the coding sequence ATGGAAGCTCTGTCTAAAACTCATCTGAGAGTAAATAATAAGCATTGGCTGATTAAGCACCCGGCAATTCAGAAGGCAGGGAAGGATTTTGCGTCCTCTTTAGCTAAGGAAGCCGAGAATTTGCCGGAAGATTTTTTATTGGCTCCGGTTATCTTTTCTCCTGATAAACAGATTTTCTTTCATGGTGGTGATTTCCTTCCTTTCACTCATTTGCCTATGCCTTGGGCGGGTAACGAGCTTTGGATTGGACAATATCCTGAAACCCGTGAGGTGGGTTTTATTCCTCTTTTTGCCTTTCTTATACCTGATCATCTTTATAAGAAATTGAAGCCACCACCTTCTTTTGGAGATAATATTGTTGAACACGGCGAATTTGTCATGCGGGCCAAAGAGCTAGGGGTGAAGTGCTTTGTTACTCCTAAAGTCCATTGTCTTTATCCTTATGCCTATAATCCTGAGATGGGTAAAGAGAAGTTTAAGAAGGTGGTTACTAAAGGCTTGGAGGAGTTTGATAAGAAGTGGAAGGATAAAATTGAGCGAAAACAACGATTTCCGGTTGTGGTTCAGACAATTATTAGCCAGGCTGGCGGGTATAATATTCATGCCTATAATTTTTGTAAAGAACTCTTTGAGGCGGGAATTCAAGTTTATTATCACTTTATTGGCGGGACTAATGAAGATGAGGGTGAGTCGGGTTGTGCTTTTATAGATGATTTTAAGACCCGCTACGGGTCCATGAGGCTTCCTCAGATAACTCTTTGCCATGGGACTAATAACTTCAAAAATTCTGGTGATTACAAGATCGCTTTCTCTACCACCGAGGTTGATGGTATTCCCCATGAGTGGGTAGAGTGTTTTAATGAGATGGACGAAGTTTGGGTTACTTCGGAGTTTGTTAAAAAATCTTTTGTTTCCTCCGGTGTCAAAAAACCGGTCTATGTGATTTATGAAGGCGTGGATCCTAATTATTTCCATCCCGGGATCTCTCCCTTTGCTAATCCTCCGAAAGAGTCTTTCAAATTTATGTCTAATTTTGCTTGGGGGAGAAGGAAGGGAGTGGATGTTCTTTTTGAGGCTTTTCGCAAGGAATTTTCAGAAGATGAGGACGTTTCCTTTATCTTAAAAGCCTTGCCTTCTTATTTTGGTCACAAGATTAAAGACGAGTTGGATCTGGTTTATAATCGCAAGGGCGCGGCCAAGGTTTATCTTTATGATATTGAGCTTCAAAAATACGAATTGGGTCGTATTTACCGGATGGCAGACTGTTTTGTTTGGCCAACCAGAGGTGAAGGCTTTGGTTTGCCTCCGATCGAGGCTTTGGCTTGCGGATTGCCGGTTATTGCTTCCGATCATTCGTCTCACATGGAATTTCTGAAAAAAGATGGTAAACCATTACCCGGGGTTCTTCCTTTGGAGGGCAAGCTCGCAAAATATGATAAAGGCGACTCTATTTACTACCCGGGGTTTAACTGGTTTAACCCGTCAGTCTCTCACTTGCGCAAGCTAATGAGGTATGCTTTTGAAAACAAAGATAAGCTGAAAAAAGAAGCCTTAATTTCATCTGAGTATATTCGTAAGAACTGGAATTGGGGCATTTCCACTCAGACTGTCGTTGAACGTCTTGAAGAAATTTATAAAAAGAGATGGAAAACTTCCTAG
- a CDS encoding right-handed parallel beta-helix repeat-containing protein, with amino-acid sequence MVKIRGPAYSMTAQGWLGRSFYAKHGIVPIPYPVGLLPKHLTHSVYYSIKGWCYQRRRTWHGVIWSAMRPPISVQPNTAIQYAYKQVFAEGVHTWQGMDQATKDVYNKWRYPVKASGYNRFLRWYLKENLAFEMEDKYIATKIVAADGSGDYTDIQSALDALPAGGGLVFVKEGTYTLTSTITIAKSNVTLAGQGDATIIKIGDGADINAITLGDGVDPYSNIVIRDLKIDGNEDNQASNGIGIKILGQVSRVVIDGCHVVETRDFSVDSDQDSSYLTIINCLFDSDAGGVNVNYCHNFVFAFNVIATASHIGVWLYNSNNFLLLGNYIRNPGPVGFSSANIFCSGCSRGQIIGNVVLEHYYNDIWLNGCSRVVISDNEIGGDNEIGINIYESTDCRVIGNYGTTLNQGISVMSSSRCIIIGNEFEASQWGAINIWGSTDCIVKGNFLKDNSVATDNTYDGVRLDGTCLRCVISGNVIYEVAANKAKYGINENNAACNYNLIQGNIIRGWQTASVRVQGANSLVDTNII; translated from the coding sequence ATGGTAAAAATTCGCGGTCCAGCCTATTCAATGACTGCTCAGGGTTGGCTAGGGAGAAGTTTTTATGCTAAACATGGGATCGTTCCTATCCCTTACCCGGTTGGGTTGTTGCCGAAGCACTTAACTCACTCTGTTTATTATTCAATTAAAGGGTGGTGTTATCAGCGAAGGCGAACGTGGCACGGAGTCATTTGGTCAGCTATGAGGCCGCCGATTTCGGTTCAACCGAATACGGCGATTCAGTACGCCTACAAGCAAGTATTCGCTGAGGGTGTCCATACGTGGCAGGGGATGGACCAAGCGACCAAGGATGTGTATAATAAGTGGAGATATCCTGTTAAAGCCTCTGGCTATAATAGATTTCTCAGGTGGTACTTAAAGGAGAATTTAGCTTTTGAAATGGAAGATAAATATATTGCGACTAAAATAGTGGCCGCCGATGGATCCGGGGACTATACCGATATTCAGTCGGCTCTTGACGCCTTGCCAGCCGGCGGAGGATTGGTTTTTGTTAAGGAAGGCACCTATACCCTTACTTCAACGATTACGATTGCTAAATCGAACGTCACGCTTGCTGGTCAAGGAGACGCGACGATTATCAAAATAGGTGATGGGGCGGATATTAACGCGATCACTCTTGGAGACGGGGTTGATCCTTATTCAAACATTGTTATTAGGGACCTAAAAATTGACGGGAATGAAGATAATCAAGCCTCAAACGGAATTGGAATTAAGATTTTAGGTCAAGTGTCAAGGGTTGTTATTGATGGGTGCCATGTAGTCGAGACAAGAGACTTTTCTGTTGACTCTGATCAGGATTCAAGCTATTTAACGATTATTAACTGTCTCTTTGACTCAGACGCCGGTGGAGTGAACGTCAATTATTGCCACAACTTTGTTTTTGCTTTTAACGTGATTGCGACGGCTTCGCATATTGGTGTTTGGCTCTATAATTCAAACAATTTTTTGCTTCTTGGCAATTATATTAGGAACCCGGGGCCAGTTGGTTTTTCTTCTGCCAACATTTTTTGTTCAGGTTGCTCTCGAGGTCAGATTATTGGTAACGTAGTCCTTGAACATTATTATAATGATATTTGGCTAAATGGGTGTAGTAGAGTGGTTATTTCAGACAACGAGATTGGTGGAGACAACGAGATTGGGATTAACATCTATGAATCAACTGATTGTCGGGTAATTGGGAATTATGGGACGACGTTGAATCAGGGTATTTCTGTAATGAGTTCGTCTAGATGTATAATTATTGGCAACGAATTTGAAGCTAGTCAATGGGGGGCAATTAATATTTGGGGCAGTACTGATTGTATTGTCAAAGGAAATTTCTTGAAGGATAATAGTGTGGCTACGGATAATACTTATGATGGTGTTAGGCTGGATGGGACTTGTTTAAGGTGTGTTATTTCTGGAAATGTCATCTATGAGGTGGCGGCGAATAAGGCTAAATATGGGATTAATGAAAATAATGCCGCCTGCAATTATAATTTGATTCAGGGAAATATAATTAGGGGCTGGCAGACAGCCTCGGTTCGAGTTCAAGGCGCTAATAGCCTTGTGGACACTAATATAATTTAA